A section of the Nitrososphaerota archaeon genome encodes:
- the cdhC gene encoding CO dehydrogenase/CO-methylating acetyl-CoA synthase complex subunit beta, translating to MHEGERVRKPQMYLEFGGLKAEAKFELVRPRQLDEIEDARIIIEGPDISEMAEDGSYSLGILIEVAGAKVENDIAGVLERRIHYFLNYIEGVMHVNQRYDIWIRFTKDAYNRGFNSLEWFGKALIWLYKTSFPILEKVQVTFYTEPAQVSEQLKTAMTIWAERDERTRNLMDEDVEQFYGCVMCQSFAPSHMCVITPNRTGSCGSISWFDARAASNIDPNGPNFVIEKGEVVDTDKGIYRGVDKVLQEKSLGSIQSVSIYSMFENPHTSCGCFEGIAFYIPEIDAVGVVNRDFREETVNGLTFSAMATNTSGGVQSPGFNGIAIEYLRSPRFLKPDGGWNRVVWMPSDVKERVKSAITADVIDKIATEKDVKNLADLKQFLTQKQHPILQRWKEQEATSEAESAEPEAAAETGTTTAIQLPAEGETVISAPTMQLPVSGGFKIILKNAKITAEKIIIKRLDKK from the coding sequence ATGCATGAGGGTGAACGGGTCAGGAAACCCCAGATGTACCTCGAATTCGGAGGGCTAAAGGCTGAAGCGAAATTCGAGCTTGTCAGACCCCGCCAACTAGACGAGATTGAGGACGCCCGTATCATCATCGAAGGCCCGGATATCTCGGAGATGGCTGAAGACGGAAGCTATTCTCTAGGCATCCTCATCGAGGTAGCGGGTGCAAAGGTTGAGAACGATATCGCAGGCGTCTTGGAGCGGAGAATCCACTACTTCCTCAACTACATCGAAGGAGTCATGCATGTAAACCAGAGATACGACATCTGGATCCGTTTCACAAAGGATGCTTACAACCGAGGGTTCAACTCGCTTGAATGGTTCGGCAAAGCCCTTATCTGGCTGTACAAGACAAGCTTCCCTATTCTGGAGAAGGTTCAGGTGACCTTCTACACAGAGCCGGCGCAGGTCTCAGAGCAGCTCAAAACTGCGATGACGATCTGGGCGGAGCGGGACGAAAGGACAAGAAACCTGATGGATGAAGATGTTGAGCAGTTCTACGGCTGCGTTATGTGCCAATCATTCGCCCCCAGCCACATGTGCGTCATCACCCCTAACAGAACCGGCTCCTGCGGCTCCATCAGCTGGTTTGATGCTAGAGCAGCCTCAAACATCGACCCTAACGGCCCTAACTTCGTGATTGAGAAGGGTGAGGTGGTCGATACCGACAAAGGCATCTACAGAGGTGTCGATAAAGTACTGCAGGAAAAATCTCTAGGCTCTATTCAATCGGTCTCAATTTACAGCATGTTCGAGAACCCTCATACCTCCTGCGGATGCTTCGAAGGCATAGCCTTCTACATACCTGAGATTGACGCAGTAGGCGTAGTTAACAGAGATTTCCGTGAAGAGACTGTAAACGGCCTAACCTTCTCAGCGATGGCCACCAACACAAGCGGCGGAGTTCAGAGCCCGGGCTTCAACGGCATAGCCATCGAGTATCTTCGCTCACCGAGATTCTTGAAGCCTGACGGAGGATGGAACAGGGTGGTCTGGATGCCTTCCGATGTGAAGGAGCGGGTCAAGAGCGCTATAACCGCAGATGTTATCGATAAGATAGCGACTGAAAAAGATGTGAAGAACCTAGCTGATCTGAAGCAGTTCCTAACTCAGAAGCAGCACCCAATCCTGCAGCGATGGAAGGAGCAGGAAGCAACCTCCGAAGCAGAGTCCGCTGAGCCTGAAGCAGCAGCTGAAACCGGAACGACGACCGCGATTCAACTCCCAGCCGAGGGTGAAACGGTGATAAGCGCTCCCACAATGCAGCTACCAGTATCAGGCGGTTTCAAGATCATTCTGAAGAACGCTAAGATCACTGCGGAGAAGATAATCATCAAGCGGCTGGACAAAAAGTAG
- the cdhD gene encoding CO dehydrogenase/acetyl-CoA synthase subunit delta yields the protein MGEESESTNLVKNLLKVVQELGEIEIDNVTLDVEQLELIIQPIVSSMISGARPPQLSAKQAQIQQLLEAKYATPLEQYPGRVVEVQLGATRSEGGSRGSVVKIGGERTMPFYSFEAENPNRPAFAMDIFDMPLSLAKMVKMHYEDVMTDPAAWAKRCVEFGADVVSLNLISTDPLLNDTSPQTAAKTVEQVLQAVDVPIIIGGSGNKQKDPIVLEAAASAAAGERILLNSANTDNDHKRIVEAANKYGHSVVAFTPMDVNNAKKLNKTLLSEGLPKDHIVIDPTTAALGYGIDYTISIMERIKLAGLLGDEDLQMPVLAPASNAWGAREAWMKNEDIGPRELRGPLWETITLLTAMLAGGDIFMISHPATTRVAKGLVQDLLGKTAKGGVVEDWVTALG from the coding sequence ATGGGTGAAGAATCTGAATCAACGAATCTGGTCAAAAACCTGCTGAAGGTAGTGCAGGAACTAGGTGAAATTGAGATTGACAACGTCACTCTCGACGTTGAGCAGCTAGAGCTCATCATACAGCCGATTGTCTCATCAATGATATCTGGAGCGAGACCCCCACAGCTTTCCGCTAAACAGGCCCAGATTCAGCAGCTGTTAGAAGCGAAGTACGCTACTCCTCTGGAGCAGTATCCGGGCCGAGTCGTCGAGGTTCAGCTCGGCGCGACCAGATCCGAAGGCGGATCAAGGGGAAGCGTCGTTAAGATCGGTGGCGAGCGAACGATGCCTTTCTACAGCTTCGAGGCTGAGAATCCTAACCGCCCAGCGTTCGCAATGGACATCTTCGATATGCCGTTAAGCCTCGCCAAGATGGTGAAGATGCATTACGAGGACGTTATGACCGATCCTGCAGCGTGGGCGAAACGCTGCGTCGAATTCGGCGCCGACGTTGTCTCGCTTAACCTGATTAGCACCGACCCGTTGCTGAACGACACCTCTCCGCAGACCGCTGCGAAAACGGTTGAACAGGTTCTTCAGGCGGTGGATGTGCCGATAATTATCGGAGGCTCCGGCAACAAGCAGAAAGACCCTATCGTTCTTGAAGCCGCTGCTTCCGCTGCTGCCGGTGAACGGATTCTGCTGAACTCCGCTAACACCGATAACGATCACAAACGAATCGTCGAGGCCGCTAACAAGTACGGACATTCAGTAGTAGCCTTCACCCCGATGGATGTTAACAACGCGAAGAAACTCAACAAGACGCTGCTTAGTGAGGGGCTGCCGAAGGATCACATTGTGATTGACCCTACTACAGCCGCGTTAGGTTACGGTATAGACTACACTATCAGCATCATGGAGCGGATCAAGCTCGCCGGGCTTCTTGGAGACGAAGATCTGCAGATGCCGGTTCTTGCGCCGGCCAGCAACGCTTGGGGTGCCCGTGAAGCGTGGATGAAGAACGAGGACATCGGGCCAAGGGAGCTAAGAGGCCCGCTTTGGGAGACAATTACACTACTCACCGCTATGCTGGCAGGTGGAGACATCTTCATGATCAGCCACCCCGCCACCACTAGGGTCGCCAAGGGACTTGTCCAGGATCTACTAGGAAAAACAGCTAAAGGAGGCGTAGTTGAAGATTGGGTGACTGCGCTAGGCTAA
- the acsC gene encoding acetyl-CoA decarbonylase/synthase complex subunit gamma: protein MSEKLGLLSIYKLLPQTNCGQCGEANCMAFASRLLERSKLPEDCPPLVKQPKYKKNYEKLAAMIAPPIREVKIGSGERTVKIGGEEVLYRHQLSYHNQTAIAIDVSDNMTAEEIRSRCAATEKFSMIKMGQQMRLDMIAVRAASGEPERFASTVKLVNEVCSLPLMLCSTDPASLKAALEVQGVSEKRPLLYAATKDNWKEVGELAQRYICPVVVSSPNNLDGLVSLASTLESMGLKDIVLDPGTLVEGSLLKETINNLVMLRRSGLLKEKALGYPLLCIPAVVWATAEKADPVVTAYRESYIASLLVNRYADIIVMHSLDIWAVLPVVTLRQAVYTDPRKPVSVESGVREIGTVDESSPVLVTTNFALTYYTVVNDIEASGVNCYLIVADSEGLAVEVGVAGGQFNATKINDALGVSNLAGKMNHKRMVIPGRAARLKGDIEDTTGWEAMIGPQDSSEIGGFIKKHWDAPK from the coding sequence ATGAGTGAAAAGCTAGGTCTACTCTCAATCTACAAGCTTCTTCCCCAAACTAACTGCGGTCAATGCGGTGAAGCTAACTGCATGGCCTTCGCTTCAAGGCTGCTTGAGCGAAGCAAGCTCCCAGAAGACTGCCCACCTCTGGTTAAGCAGCCCAAATACAAGAAGAATTATGAGAAGCTAGCCGCAATGATTGCTCCGCCGATCCGTGAAGTCAAGATAGGCTCCGGCGAGAGGACTGTTAAGATCGGCGGTGAAGAAGTTCTTTATCGACATCAGCTAAGCTATCACAACCAGACCGCTATAGCGATTGATGTAAGTGACAACATGACTGCGGAGGAGATCCGTAGCAGATGCGCAGCGACTGAAAAGTTCTCAATGATCAAGATGGGGCAGCAGATGAGACTCGACATGATTGCGGTCAGAGCCGCTTCAGGTGAGCCGGAGCGGTTCGCCTCAACCGTGAAGCTCGTAAACGAAGTGTGCAGCCTTCCTCTGATGCTCTGCTCCACCGATCCAGCCTCTCTGAAAGCCGCGCTGGAGGTTCAAGGTGTATCTGAGAAGCGTCCTTTGCTTTACGCCGCTACTAAGGATAACTGGAAGGAGGTGGGTGAGCTTGCTCAGCGATACATCTGCCCAGTAGTAGTCTCCTCGCCGAATAATCTAGACGGGCTGGTCTCACTGGCTTCAACACTAGAGTCTATGGGGCTGAAAGATATTGTGCTTGATCCGGGTACACTCGTAGAAGGCAGTCTACTGAAGGAGACGATAAATAATCTGGTGATGCTTCGCAGATCCGGGTTGCTGAAAGAGAAGGCGCTCGGCTATCCTCTTCTCTGCATCCCTGCTGTCGTGTGGGCTACAGCTGAGAAGGCTGATCCCGTTGTCACTGCGTATCGGGAGTCGTATATCGCTTCACTTCTAGTTAACAGGTATGCTGACATCATTGTAATGCACAGCTTGGACATCTGGGCGGTGCTACCGGTCGTAACGCTGCGGCAGGCTGTCTACACAGATCCTAGGAAGCCTGTCTCAGTGGAGTCTGGTGTCAGAGAAATAGGGACGGTGGATGAAAGCTCCCCTGTACTCGTCACCACAAACTTCGCGTTAACCTACTATACAGTTGTGAACGACATCGAAGCTTCAGGAGTTAACTGCTACCTCATCGTCGCTGACTCTGAAGGGCTCGCGGTGGAGGTAGGTGTCGCAGGTGGGCAGTTCAACGCCACCAAAATCAATGATGCTCTAGGTGTCTCCAACCTAGCTGGAAAGATGAATCACAAGCGGATGGTGATACCTGGACGCGCAGCTCGACTGAAAGGCGACATCGAGGATACAACCGGCTGGGAGGCTATGATAGGGCCGCAGGACTCCTCGGAGATCGGAGGCTTCATCAAGAAGCACTGGGATGCGCCGAAGTAA
- a CDS encoding [Fe-S]-binding protein, whose translation MRFRIEVKNSSRCIGCYNCLYACSRHLFDSVDQTRTAVFVRPDRSLSNRFTVIACRYCQNPECASACPHGALQPLPEGGITLISSKCKGCTSFDCVKACMLTALVLDRKTKMPIICDKCGDCAKYCPHNVFSYEEEKEIVTV comes from the coding sequence ATGAGGTTCCGCATCGAGGTTAAGAATAGCTCCCGTTGCATCGGCTGCTACAACTGTCTCTACGCGTGTTCCCGTCACCTCTTCGACTCGGTTGATCAGACGCGGACAGCCGTCTTCGTCCGACCTGACAGATCTCTCAGCAACCGCTTCACAGTTATAGCGTGCCGCTACTGCCAGAATCCTGAGTGCGCTTCAGCCTGTCCCCACGGTGCGCTTCAGCCTCTGCCTGAAGGCGGCATAACTCTGATATCTTCTAAATGCAAGGGGTGCACCAGCTTCGACTGCGTCAAGGCCTGCATGCTGACAGCTCTGGTCTTGGATCGTAAAACCAAGATGCCGATTATCTGTGATAAATGCGGCGACTGTGCCAAGTACTGCCCCCACAACGTCTTCAGTTACGAGGAGGAGAAGGAGATTGTCACTGTCTAA
- a CDS encoding aldehyde:ferredoxin oxidoreductase, protein MSLSNRVLYVDLSEATSKVVERPDLFQKYIGGAGVASKLLLDEAPAKIDPFSPDAPIIIASSPLTTVLPCVVKAVAMFKSPLTGNLGETHAAGYFPSALSLAGYSALVIKGASAEPVALVINDSDVKIRKASSLWGLSPLQVEQALGSFGEGGLHSVISCGAAGENFVHYSNVVVDRYHHFGRMGLGAIFGSKRLKAISVDGAEGVELTNPLTIRDYYEKVYQSIVGTDLMVKYHDYGTPANVLSLNEMGALPTENFRKTRFEDAEKISGETIAENRLERKISCASCPIACVHLADVKDEFSPSHERGRRELFKESRLVPYNYEPMYALGSNLRVSDYDGLLRLIGVCEELGLDVMTAGNILGWVTEAFEKGLIGEGETGGLKPVWGDSTTYVEMLRRISSARRSPFYSTLARGLDPAAEKYGGKDFAVSLGGNGPAGYMTGYGSIAGTVVGARHSHLSNSGYSYDESNLGKEFDAEKIADYLIEQEDWLYIIYSLGVCYFARKVYDKMIVSKMLAAIGIEYTPENLGELGREISHNLLKYKFQEGFRMDTVKIPKRLLEPVTPWGRLDEGKLKQIIASYIRKREKEGVKIKGEDVALKDLLSIR, encoded by the coding sequence TTGTCACTGTCTAACCGTGTCCTCTACGTCGATCTGAGCGAAGCCACCAGCAAGGTGGTTGAGCGGCCTGATCTCTTCCAGAAGTACATCGGGGGCGCAGGCGTAGCCTCTAAACTGCTGTTGGACGAAGCTCCTGCGAAAATCGATCCATTCTCACCTGACGCGCCTATCATCATCGCCAGCAGTCCGCTTACAACGGTGCTGCCGTGTGTCGTGAAGGCGGTTGCAATGTTCAAGTCGCCTCTGACCGGGAATCTAGGTGAAACACATGCGGCAGGATATTTCCCGTCAGCTCTTAGTTTAGCGGGCTACAGTGCCTTGGTGATTAAAGGCGCCTCTGCGGAGCCGGTTGCGCTAGTCATTAACGATAGTGATGTGAAGATCCGGAAAGCCTCTTCACTTTGGGGGCTTTCGCCGCTGCAGGTTGAGCAGGCGCTAGGCAGCTTCGGTGAGGGTGGTCTTCACAGTGTCATAAGCTGCGGAGCGGCTGGGGAGAACTTTGTTCACTACAGCAACGTGGTTGTGGATCGGTATCACCACTTCGGCAGAATGGGTCTAGGTGCCATCTTCGGGAGCAAACGGTTGAAGGCAATATCGGTTGACGGCGCTGAAGGTGTCGAGTTAACTAACCCGTTAACAATCAGGGACTATTACGAAAAGGTGTATCAGAGCATCGTCGGAACCGACCTGATGGTGAAGTACCATGACTACGGAACCCCAGCTAACGTTCTGAGTCTCAACGAGATGGGTGCTCTCCCAACTGAGAATTTCCGCAAAACCCGCTTCGAAGACGCTGAGAAGATATCAGGCGAAACTATCGCGGAGAACAGGTTGGAGCGCAAAATCTCCTGCGCCAGTTGTCCTATCGCCTGCGTGCACCTAGCCGATGTAAAGGATGAGTTCAGCCCTTCCCATGAAAGAGGTCGCCGCGAGCTGTTCAAGGAGAGCCGCCTCGTACCGTACAACTATGAGCCGATGTACGCTCTCGGTTCAAACCTCAGAGTAAGCGATTACGACGGGTTGCTGCGGCTTATCGGGGTCTGTGAAGAACTAGGTCTTGACGTGATGACCGCGGGCAACATCTTAGGCTGGGTTACCGAGGCCTTCGAAAAGGGGTTGATAGGCGAAGGTGAGACCGGCGGGTTGAAACCGGTTTGGGGAGACTCAACCACCTATGTGGAGATGCTTAGACGCATATCGAGCGCTAGGAGAAGCCCATTCTACTCCACCTTGGCGCGCGGACTCGACCCAGCAGCTGAAAAATATGGTGGCAAAGACTTCGCTGTGTCTCTTGGAGGTAACGGGCCGGCAGGATACATGACAGGCTACGGCTCAATCGCCGGCACAGTTGTGGGAGCTCGGCATTCGCATCTCAGCAACTCCGGATACTCATACGATGAGAGTAATCTGGGGAAAGAGTTTGATGCAGAAAAGATCGCGGACTACTTGATCGAGCAGGAGGACTGGCTCTACATAATATACTCGCTCGGGGTCTGCTACTTCGCCCGCAAAGTCTACGACAAGATGATTGTCTCAAAGATGCTGGCGGCCATCGGCATTGAATATACTCCTGAAAACCTTGGTGAGCTTGGGAGAGAAATATCTCACAATCTCTTGAAGTACAAGTTCCAAGAAGGATTCCGGATGGACACCGTCAAAATTCCGAAGCGGCTCCTTGAGCCGGTGACTCCGTGGGGGCGGCTGGACGAAGGAAAACTCAAGCAGATTATCGCATCCTATATTAGAAAGCGGGAGAAGGAAGGTGTGAAGATTAAGGGCGAAGATGTAGCTCTCAAAGACCTTCTCTCAATCCGTTGA
- a CDS encoding ParB/RepB/Spo0J family partition protein: protein MPHLGLIEEIRISSIRCSPYNVRTDLGQIEGLLQSIDNLGLLQPLVVRSRGDEFEIVAGSRRFEACRRLGWRKVPCHIVDLDDREAFEVSLVENIQRRTLNPIEEAEAFRRYVNEYGWGGVSDLARRIGKSQEYVSKRMRLLGLPQEILNDLVVGKIGSSVAEELLSLDNGVMCQELGQLASSNHLTLKEIRSLTKMIKEEDDASRLPAVLSRPSNEQSHRSADEALRRGVLLLRSTLLRLDEIIDDVDDQWVIHEFLMEYRLNLHESISSFIKARMRLNSLVKERAPEFVEVVH, encoded by the coding sequence TTGCCTCATCTCGGTCTTATTGAAGAGATCAGAATAAGCAGTATACGTTGTTCACCATACAATGTAAGGACCGATCTTGGACAAATTGAGGGGCTCCTGCAGTCTATAGATAACCTAGGTCTGCTTCAGCCGCTCGTGGTTCGGTCAAGAGGAGATGAGTTTGAGATAGTCGCCGGCAGCAGAAGATTTGAAGCTTGCCGCCGCCTCGGTTGGAGAAAAGTTCCCTGTCACATCGTGGATCTAGACGATCGTGAAGCATTCGAAGTCTCATTAGTCGAGAATATACAGCGTCGAACCCTGAACCCGATTGAGGAGGCGGAGGCCTTCCGAAGATATGTAAATGAATACGGCTGGGGAGGTGTTTCAGATCTAGCGAGACGGATAGGAAAGAGTCAAGAATACGTCAGCAAACGTATGCGTCTACTTGGGCTTCCGCAAGAAATCCTGAACGATCTCGTAGTCGGCAAGATAGGGTCCAGCGTGGCGGAGGAGCTCCTCTCGCTTGATAACGGTGTCATGTGTCAGGAACTAGGACAATTAGCCTCATCCAACCATCTGACACTGAAGGAGATACGCTCTCTGACAAAGATGATTAAGGAAGAAGATGATGCCTCTAGATTGCCAGCTGTATTATCTCGTCCCAGTAATGAACAAAGTCATCGATCAGCTGATGAAGCACTGCGCCGAGGGGTTCTACTGTTACGCAGCACCCTTCTGAGACTGGATGAAATTATCGATGACGTTGACGATCAATGGGTGATACACGAGTTTCTCATGGAGTACAGATTAAACCTGCATGAAAGCATCTCTTCATTTATTAAGGCGCGAATGCGGCTAAACTCGCTTGTAAAAGAGCGTGCTCCTGAGTTTGTGGAGGTTGTCCATTAA
- a CDS encoding sugar ABC transporter permease, whose translation MAGPFRIKEKHLKYLLLIPGSILLFLLAIVPYVWTFGISFYNYSIEVFGRAPSYVALQNYATMASHPDIWLRYQNTAKFAVTAVSIELILGLGLALALSEHFRGHRLVLTLSILPMMIAPEITAMVFKVIMFQPEFGFINWAVKAVGLSFDGYGKDAFFAVVSVDAWTWTPFVMLMIIGGLSSVPKSVLEASHVDGAGWWDRFRYVIFPYARPFILLAVIFRFADALRTWEVIREWLDVPPPMGPNPLSIDMLPSYLYTLGFRAFETSQMATVGVIMVVMSLVLVYTYLRYLWRIEKVE comes from the coding sequence TTGGCCGGCCCCTTCAGGATAAAGGAAAAGCATCTGAAGTATCTGCTCCTAATCCCCGGCTCGATTCTGCTCTTTCTCTTAGCAATCGTCCCTTATGTTTGGACCTTTGGTATCAGTTTCTATAATTACTCTATCGAGGTCTTCGGGAGGGCTCCTAGCTACGTCGCTCTCCAGAACTACGCGACGATGGCGTCGCATCCTGACATCTGGCTTCGTTACCAGAACACAGCAAAGTTCGCGGTAACCGCGGTCAGTATTGAGCTTATTCTTGGATTGGGGCTTGCCCTTGCTCTCTCCGAGCATTTCCGCGGCCACCGCTTGGTGTTAACACTCTCAATTCTCCCAATGATGATTGCGCCAGAAATCACTGCGATGGTCTTCAAAGTGATTATGTTCCAGCCGGAGTTCGGCTTCATCAACTGGGCGGTGAAGGCTGTGGGACTCTCATTTGACGGGTACGGCAAGGACGCCTTCTTTGCAGTAGTATCAGTCGACGCGTGGACGTGGACACCCTTCGTGATGTTAATGATAATTGGAGGATTATCGTCAGTACCAAAGTCGGTGCTTGAAGCATCTCATGTTGATGGCGCCGGCTGGTGGGATAGGTTCCGATACGTGATCTTTCCTTACGCTAGACCATTTATTCTTCTCGCCGTAATCTTCAGGTTCGCTGATGCACTGAGAACATGGGAGGTTATCCGCGAATGGCTGGATGTCCCTCCACCGATGGGTCCGAACCCTCTAAGCATCGATATGCTCCCTTCATACCTGTATACCTTGGGCTTCAGAGCATTCGAGACCAGCCAAATGGCGACTGTCGGAGTCATAATGGTGGTCATGTCTCTAGTGCTGGTCTACACTTATCTCAGATACCTCTGGAGGATTGAGAAGGTTGAGTAA
- a CDS encoding carbohydrate ABC transporter permease produces MSKRSSSRQLKRLLSIPRFALIGLWLFMVLFPLSWIVLTSLKPSEVAVSKTPIFIFTPTLQNYEFGSSIIDPHTGEPVFAGIAGQFPRFLGNSIIIALTSAGIAIAAGMLLAYSLSRYKVVGGTALLTYMLTLHAVTPIVFTPALYELYKRIGLQDTHIGLSLVYATFALPLTVWILKNFFDGFPRSLEEAAKVDGASTFDTLFRVVLPQIKIGVVVAAVFAFTVAWNDFIFTLTLTETKAATFVFLADYFDDLLRIGVLAPGPLASMSLVHMLPSFIFAFLIQRYLLIGFSAGTIRREVD; encoded by the coding sequence TTGAGTAAACGATCATCAAGCAGACAGTTGAAGAGGTTGCTGTCTATCCCGAGGTTTGCGCTCATAGGTTTATGGCTGTTCATGGTTCTCTTTCCGCTCTCATGGATTGTCTTGACCTCTCTAAAGCCGAGTGAGGTTGCTGTCTCAAAGACCCCCATATTCATCTTCACACCGACTTTGCAGAACTATGAGTTCGGCTCCTCAATTATTGATCCGCATACAGGAGAACCCGTCTTCGCCGGTATTGCAGGCCAGTTCCCACGTTTTCTAGGTAACAGTATCATAATTGCGCTGACAAGTGCTGGCATCGCTATAGCAGCGGGCATGCTGTTAGCTTACTCTCTCTCTCGTTACAAGGTGGTTGGCGGAACAGCTTTACTCACCTACATGCTTACTCTGCACGCCGTCACACCGATTGTTTTCACACCAGCTCTCTATGAATTGTACAAAAGAATTGGTCTCCAAGATACACACATAGGACTCTCACTTGTCTACGCTACCTTCGCTCTTCCACTTACAGTCTGGATTCTGAAGAACTTCTTCGACGGTTTTCCACGTAGCTTAGAGGAGGCAGCTAAGGTTGACGGTGCCTCAACCTTCGATACCCTCTTCAGGGTCGTGCTTCCGCAAATCAAGATCGGGGTGGTTGTTGCAGCGGTCTTCGCTTTTACAGTGGCCTGGAACGACTTTATCTTCACCTTGACCTTGACTGAAACCAAGGCAGCTACCTTCGTCTTCCTAGCCGACTACTTCGATGATCTACTCAGGATCGGCGTACTCGCGCCGGGTCCTCTGGCATCAATGTCGCTTGTCCACATGCTTCCATCATTCATCTTCGCCTTCCTTATCCAGCGTTACCTACTCATCGGCTTCTCTGCCGGAACAATCCGTCGGGAGGTAGACTAG
- a CDS encoding alpha/beta fold hydrolase, translated as MARPIVYVLIAVVIVAAVGSWMLVNPSGAKPYNSQDVTFPASDDVKISATWYTPKTIKPPFKTVILIHEYGGDRHEWDSFVPEFTNRSYAVLAYDIRGFGQSQSVPRTGEYYDDLIKDVEGAVTYLQGRSDVDPSRIGVVGAQLGGTVAYASSAYVKAVKVSIAISPSSDVGTRLIGENVTDFHPSHIMFQYLDTERTNVQPLIDKSVDPYVRLYRPESPAVRASGIALLNRDLRAFGDLLRYLDQNL; from the coding sequence ATGGCGCGACCAATTGTTTACGTTTTGATTGCGGTAGTCATCGTCGCCGCTGTTGGTAGCTGGATGCTTGTTAATCCAAGCGGTGCAAAACCCTACAACTCTCAGGACGTAACCTTCCCAGCGTCAGACGACGTAAAGATCAGCGCCACATGGTACACTCCGAAAACAATCAAACCTCCGTTCAAAACTGTTATCCTCATTCACGAGTACGGCGGCGACAGGCATGAGTGGGACTCCTTTGTCCCAGAGTTCACCAATCGAAGCTACGCTGTCCTAGCCTACGACATAAGAGGGTTCGGACAAAGCCAGAGTGTTCCAAGAACCGGTGAATACTACGATGACCTAATCAAAGATGTTGAAGGTGCCGTTACCTATCTGCAAGGTAGGAGCGATGTTGACCCGAGTAGGATCGGCGTCGTTGGGGCTCAGCTCGGCGGAACAGTCGCCTACGCCTCCTCAGCCTACGTGAAAGCTGTAAAGGTGTCGATCGCAATTTCGCCTTCATCAGACGTAGGCACCCGTCTCATAGGCGAAAACGTAACCGACTTCCACCCCTCACATATAATGTTCCAGTATCTAGACACTGAGAGAACAAATGTTCAACCACTGATAGATAAGTCTGTGGATCCCTATGTCAGACTATATCGCCCTGAGAGCCCGGCTGTTCGAGCATCAGGAATTGCACTGCTCAACCGCGACCTAAGAGCCTTCGGAGACCTTCTACGCTATCTAGACCAAAACCTCTAA